The following are encoded together in the Salvelinus fontinalis isolate EN_2023a chromosome 38, ASM2944872v1, whole genome shotgun sequence genome:
- the cldc1 gene encoding CD209 antigen-like protein E, producing the protein MEEVENYTSLHEFTEDISCRGNKPILNNHNAQELKRGSECLRGQTALFVLIGLLASICANIALSVLLFSRPLPSVPLEAAALTLKLNSVRGRYVRLCDDYSKLGQSCSKTVRKCRECPEGWIHVDEKCYSFSNDKMDWPSSRDSCTSLGSHLTILHSKEQHDALEKEARRIGGFDYHFWIGLSDIEKEGDWRWVDNTTLTNKYWNEYSSEPDNHQSGGSHGEDCATLDSHSQTWFDVPCDNIYKRICQMDAIRLD; encoded by the exons ATGGAGGAGGTAGAGAACTATACCAGTCTACACGAGTTTACTGAGGATATATCCTGCAGAGGAAACAAGCCTATCCTAAACAACCAca ATGCCCAGGAGCTGAAGAGGGGGTCAGAGTGTCTCAGAGGTCAGACTGCCCTCTTTGTGCTGATTGGTCTATTGGCATCCATCTGTGCCAACATCGCTCTGAGCGTACTCT tgtttaGCAGGCCGTTACCCAGTGTTCCCCTGGAGGCAGCGGCTCTGACCCTGAAGCTGAACTCAGTTCGAGGACGTTATGTCCGTCTCTGTGATGACTACTCCAAACTGGGCCAGAGCTGCTCAAAGACAG TAAGGAAGTGTAGGGAGTGTCCTGAGGGCTGGATTCATGTAGATGAGAAATGTTACTCCTTCAGTAATGACAAGATGGACTGGCCGAGCAGCAGAGACAGTTGTACTTCCCTGGGCAGCCACCTTACCATCCTGCACAGCAAGGAACAGCAT GACGCTCTGGAAAAAGAGGCCCGGAGGATTGGCGGGTTTGACTACCACTTCTGGATTGGCCTATCAGATATAGAGAAGGAAGGGGATTGGAGATGGGTGGACAACACAACACTGACAAACAA gTATTGGAATGAGTACAGCTCTGAGCCTGACAATCATCAGTCAGGAGGATCACATGGGGAAGACTGTGCCACCTTGGACAGCCATTCGCAGACCTGGTTTGACGTGCCGTGTGACAACATCTACAAACGCATTTGTCAGATGGATGCCATCCGGCTGGACTGA